In Sesamum indicum cultivar Zhongzhi No. 13 unplaced genomic scaffold, S_indicum_v1.0 scaffold00177, whole genome shotgun sequence, a single genomic region encodes these proteins:
- the LOC105179616 gene encoding sperm acrosomal protein FSA-ACR.1-like, translating to MGSSSTNREPRGSSSSNRQPTGSSSTEMQPRGSSSTNKEPRGSSSTNRQPTGSSSTERQPRGSSSTNKQPTGSSSAERQPRGSSSTNKQPRGSSGSHPMYTTDDSGTTRRQINHNNKEQASSGEQTTTRNQETVALFNTNASQSSGSSSKTSVAAELLIRRDTVSHSSGQPTTAGHRKTVALFGSSDAQSTTTAGHRKTVALFGSSDSSSSGQHKPSSYSSYQPSTSANSPSHKNFNTNTQNFAAASLLSRETYSFSSGEPTSAGNHRAIAPFGSSSYRSTGSSPSKKQP from the coding sequence ATGGGGTCATCTTCTACCAACAGGGAACCTAGGGGATCATCTTCTAGCAACAGGCAACCCACGGGGTCATCTTCTACCGAGATGCAACCTAGGGGGTCATCTTCTACCAACAAGGAACCTAGGGGATCATCTTCTACCAACAGGCAACCCACGGGGTCATCTTCTACCGAGAGGCAACCTAGGGGGTCATCTTCTACCAACAAGCAACCCACGGGGTCATCTTCTGCCGAGAGGCAACCTAGGGGGTCATCTTCTACCAACAAGCAACCTAGGGGGAGTAGTGGTTCCCATCCCATGTACACCACCGATGATTCTGGTACTACTCGACGACAGATCAATCACAATAATAAGGAGCAGGCTAGTTCTGGTGAACAGACTACTACACGAAATCAGGAAACCGTTGCTCTCTTTAACACCAATGCTTCTCAAAGCAGTGGCAGCAGTTCAAAGACATCTGTTGCTGCAGAATTGTTAATAAGAAGGGACACTGTTAGTCACTCTTCTGGCCAACCCACTACTGCAGGACATCGCAAAACCGTTGCTCTCTTTGGCAGCAGTGATGCTCAAAGCACAACTACTGCAGGACATCGCAAAACCGTTGCTCTCTTTGGCAGCAGTGATAGCAGCAGTTCCGGGCAGCATAAGCCATCGTCGTACTCGTCATATCAACCCAGTACTTCTGCAAACTCTCCCAGccacaaaaattttaacacGAATACCCAAAACTTTGCCGCAGCATCATTACTAAGTAGGGAGACTTATAGTTTCTCTTCTGGTGAACCCACTTCTGCAGGAAATCACCGCGCCATTGCTCCCTTTGGCAGCAGTAGTTATCGAAGCACTGGCAGCAGTCCCAGCAAGAAACAGCCGTAG
- the LOC105179590 gene encoding histone H2B has protein sequence MAPKAEKKPAEKKPAAEKAPAAEKAPAEKKPKAGKKLPKEGGAAAGDKKKKRMKKSTETYKIYIFKVLKQVHPDIGISSKAMGIMNSFINDIFEKLAQEASRLARYNKKPTITSREIQTAVRLVLPGELAKHAVSEGTKAVTKFTSS, from the coding sequence atggCACCCAAGGCGGAGAAAAAGCCTGCCGAGAAGAAGCCGGCTGCAGAGAAAGCCCCTGCGGCGGAGAAGGCTCCGGCGGAGAAGAAGCCCAAGGCCGGGAAGAAGCTTCCCAAGGAGGGCGGTGCCGCCGCGGgggacaagaagaagaagcggATGAAGAAGAGCACGGAGACCTACAAGATCTACATCTTCAAGGTGCTGAAACAGGTCCACCCTGACATCGGGATCTCGAGCAAGGCCATGGGAATCATGAACAGCTTCATCAACGACATCTTCGAGAAATTGGCGCAGGAGGCGTCGCGTCTCGCGCGCTACAACAAGAAACCGACCATCACTTCTCGCGAGATCCAGACCGCCGTGAGATTGGTGTTGCCGGGGGAGCTGGCGAAGCACGCCGTCTCTGAAGGAACCAAGGCTGTGACCAAGTTCACCAGCTCTTGA
- the LOC105179591 gene encoding prohibitin-1, mitochondrial-like, whose amino-acid sequence MNLKNVNVPKMPGGGAASALIKLGVFAGLGIYGLGNSLYNVEGGHRAIVFNRVVGIKDKVYPEGTHFMIPWFERPVIYDVRARPHLVESTSGSRDLQMVKIGLRVLTRPVPDQLPTIYRTLGENFNERVLPSIIHETLKAVVAQYNASQLITQRENVSRQIRKILTDRASYFNIALDDVSITSLTFGKEFTAAIEAKQIAAQEAERAKFVVEKAEQDKQSAIIRAQGEAKSAQLIGQAIANNPAFITLRRIEASKEISHTIAASSNKVYLNSDELLLNLHELNPPNK is encoded by the exons atgaatttgaagaaTGTCAATGTTCCGAAGATGCCTGGTGGAGGTGCAGCTTCTGCTTTAATTAAGCTGGGAGTTTTTGCAGGACTCGGCATTTATGGACTTGGTAACAGTCTCTACAATGTTGAGGGAGGGCATCGCGCCATTGTTTTCAACCGTGTTGTTGGAATCAAGGATAAG GTGTATCCTGAAGGAACACATTTTATGATCCCATGGTTTGAAAGGCCAGTCATTTATGATGTTAGGGCACGACCACATCTTGTTGAGAGCACATCAGGCAGTCGTGACCTTCAGATG GTAAAAATTGGTCTTCGGGTTCTCACCCGTCCTGTGCCAGATCAGTTACCTACTATTTATAGAACCCTTGGTGAAAACTTCAATGAGAGAGTCTTGCCTTCAATTATTCACGAGACTCTTAAAGCTGTGGTAGCCCAGTACAATGCTAGCCAACTTATCACCCAGAGAGAA AATGTGAGTAGGCAAATACGGAAGATATTGACCGATAGAGCTTCCTACTTCAACATTGCATTGGATGATGTGTCAATTACCAGCCTGACCTTCGGAAAGGAATTCACTGCTGCAATTGAAGCTAAACAAATAGCTGCCCAAGAGGCTGAGAGGGCCAAGTTCGTCGTTGAGAAGGCTGAGCAAGACAAGCAAAGTGCAATAATCAGAGCTCAG GGAGAGGCTAAGAGTGCCCAACTGATCGGTCAAGCTATCGCCAACAATCCAGcatttattacgcttaggagaATCGAAGCATCTAAAGAAATTTCACACACTATTGCAGCTTCAAGCAACAAGGTGTACTTGAACTCCGACGAGTTGTTGCTGAACCTCCATGAGCTCAATCCCCCTAATAAGTGA